One region of Citrus sinensis cultivar Valencia sweet orange chromosome 6, DVS_A1.0, whole genome shotgun sequence genomic DNA includes:
- the LOC102610959 gene encoding F-box protein At2g02240-like codes for MEAEMGLLPEGCIANVISLTTPRDACRLSSVSTVFKSAAESDAVWERFLPPDYPTLLSDAASSSSSSSSLHFSSKKELYFSLCHNPILIDEGKKSFSLDKRSGKKCYMISARDLLIVWGDTPTYWRWTSVPEARFPEVAELICVCWLEIRCKINTRSLSPRTLYAAYLVYKPTAGSYGFEYQPVDASVGVVGSESQTRTVYLDAERGQRQRYHYPRRIGLFNRSRRQASMPKENDGCYPKERDDEWLEIELGDFLNKEDEDGELEMSVLEVAAGDWKGGLIIQGIEIRPKQGK; via the exons ATGGAAGCAGAAATGGGGCTTTTACCCGAAGGTTGCATAGCCAACGTAATTTCCTTGACTACACCTCGTGACGCATGCAGATTGTCTTCAGTTTCAACCGTCTTCAAGTCGGCGGCCGAATCCGACGCCGTTTGGGAGCGCTTTCTGCCGCCCGATTACCCTACTCTCCTTTCCGATGCggcttcatcatcatcatcttcttcttcgctGCATTTCTCCTCCAAGAAGGAGCTCTATTTTAGCCTTTGTCATAACCCTATCCTCATCGACGAAGGCAAAAAA AGCTTTTCATTGGACAAGCGGAGTGGGAAGAAATGTTACATGATATCTGCGAGGGATCTTCTGATTGTGTGGGGTGATACACCTACTTATTGGAGGTGGACCTCTGTTCCTGAGGCCag GTTTCCGGAGGTGGCTGAGCTTATCTGTGTCTGTTGGCTTGAAATCCGTTGCAAAATTAATACTCGTAGTCTGTCTCCGCGGACACTCTATGCTGCATATCTTGTGTACAAGCCAACAGCTGGATCATATGGGTTTGAATATCAACCCGTAGACGCGAGTGTCGGAGTTGTTGGTAGTGAAAGCCAAACACGAACCGTTTATTTGGATGCTGAAAGAGGACAGAGGCAACGTTATCATTATCCAAGGCGTATTGGATTATTTAATCGCAGCCGCAGGCAGGCTTCAATGCCTAAAGAAAATGATGGCTGTTATCCTAAGGAGAGAGACGATGAGTGGTTGGAGATCGAGTTAGGTGATTTTTTGAacaaagaagatgaagatggtgAGCTGGAAATGAGTGTCTTGGAGGTGGCCGCTGGTGACTGGAAGGGTGGCCTCATTATCCAAGGAATAGAAATCAGGCCAAAACAGGGTAAGTAA